Proteins encoded within one genomic window of Rossellomorea vietnamensis:
- a CDS encoding ABC transporter ATP-binding protein, with product MDGREPVLSIRDLKKNFGSKEVLKGVRLDVYEGQIIGYIGPNGAGKSTTVKIILGLEEGYSGQVTLFGKDISDSSVEYKKRIGYVPEMADLYDNLTAEEYLTFMGELYGMEQKKAGEKAERLIGLFGLSEVYESRIASYSKGMKQKILIISSLLHNPDVLFLDEPINGLDANSVMIFKELLAQLAAEGKTIFYSSHIMDVVEKISNRIVLLHNGQIVADGSFEELKNQNMEGSLEEIFNQLTGFNEHKETAAEIVSVVQEA from the coding sequence ATGGACGGACGTGAACCGGTTTTGTCGATCAGGGATTTGAAGAAGAATTTTGGGAGTAAGGAAGTGTTGAAGGGTGTCCGGCTGGATGTGTATGAAGGACAGATCATCGGCTATATAGGTCCGAATGGTGCCGGGAAAAGTACGACGGTCAAAATCATCCTTGGCCTTGAAGAAGGGTACTCGGGCCAGGTGACGCTCTTTGGTAAAGATATATCTGATAGTTCCGTAGAATATAAGAAACGGATTGGCTATGTGCCTGAGATGGCAGATCTTTATGATAACCTCACGGCAGAAGAGTACCTCACATTCATGGGGGAACTATATGGAATGGAACAAAAAAAGGCGGGGGAGAAAGCGGAGAGACTCATCGGATTGTTTGGACTTTCAGAAGTGTATGAGTCAAGGATTGCCTCTTATTCAAAAGGGATGAAGCAGAAGATTCTGATCATCTCGAGTTTATTACATAATCCCGATGTTTTATTTTTGGACGAGCCCATCAATGGATTGGACGCCAACTCGGTCATGATTTTTAAAGAGCTCCTCGCCCAGCTTGCCGCTGAGGGGAAAACCATCTTCTACTCCTCTCACATCATGGATGTGGTAGAGAAGATCAGCAACCGGATCGTTCTTTTGCATAACGGGCAAATCGTGGCGGATGGAAGTTTTGAAGAATTGAAGAATCAGAATATGGAAGGATCACTGGAGGAAATCTTCAACCAATTAACCGGATTCAATGAGCATAAAGAAACGGCAGCGGAAATTGTTTCTGTTGTGCAAGAGGCGTAG
- a CDS encoding GntR family transcriptional regulator: MFELDLRSRKPIYEQLVEKLKELIINEVLKPDEQLPSVRALAQQLTINPNTIQKAYRELESQRFIYSVKGRGSFVNPSSHIQNAEKIMKVKEELSKLLSEALYLGITTEDLKQMIAEIEATVGGNQTDDRD, from the coding sequence ATGTTTGAGCTTGATTTAAGAAGTCGTAAACCCATCTATGAACAATTAGTCGAAAAGCTAAAAGAATTAATCATTAATGAAGTGCTGAAGCCGGATGAACAATTGCCTTCCGTTCGTGCCCTGGCACAGCAACTGACCATAAATCCAAACACAATCCAAAAAGCCTACAGGGAACTGGAATCTCAACGATTCATTTATTCTGTGAAAGGACGGGGTAGCTTTGTTAATCCTTCAAGTCACATTCAAAACGCGGAGAAAATCATGAAAGTAAAAGAAGAGTTGTCTAAACTTTTGTCTGAAGCCCTTTACTTGGGGATCACAACGGAAGACTTAAAACAGATGATTGCAGAAATCGAGGCAACGGTTGGGGGTAATCAAACTGATGATCGAGATTAA
- a CDS encoding ABC transporter ATP-binding protein, with product MIEIKSINKAFEGTKILHDISFSVQKASIYGLLGSNGAGKTTLLKTIAGVLKPESGEVSVNAQPVYENIPTKETLFFIPDQPFFFAHYSLTQMARFYQNTYSRWDEDRFQSLSKLFGIDPHKNLHKFSKGVQRQAAFILALATQPNVLILDEPMDGLDPVVRKKAKSVLISEVANRDMTIIISSHNLREVEDICDHIGILHGGEFLLEKELDDLKSGIHKVQLAFKGDIPEQLFSDLDILHNETRGSVSLCIVRGDEQRVRSLIQSYHPVIFDLLPLTLEEIFVYEMEDVGYAIQNIMDQ from the coding sequence ATGATCGAGATTAAATCCATAAATAAAGCCTTTGAAGGCACAAAAATCTTACATGACATCTCTTTCTCTGTTCAAAAAGCTTCGATCTATGGTCTGCTTGGATCGAACGGTGCAGGAAAGACCACTTTGTTGAAGACTATTGCGGGAGTGTTGAAGCCTGAAAGCGGAGAGGTGTCAGTGAACGCCCAGCCCGTCTATGAAAATATCCCGACGAAGGAAACCTTGTTTTTCATTCCTGATCAACCGTTTTTCTTTGCTCATTACTCATTGACTCAAATGGCTCGTTTCTATCAGAACACTTATAGCCGTTGGGATGAGGATCGCTTTCAATCATTGAGTAAATTATTCGGGATTGATCCTCACAAAAACCTTCATAAATTCTCTAAAGGTGTGCAGCGGCAGGCGGCTTTCATCTTGGCCCTGGCCACTCAACCCAATGTGCTGATCCTGGATGAACCGATGGACGGCCTTGATCCCGTTGTCAGGAAAAAAGCCAAAAGCGTACTGATTTCAGAAGTGGCCAACCGGGACATGACCATCATCATCTCTTCTCACAATCTCCGGGAAGTGGAAGATATTTGTGACCATATCGGGATTTTGCATGGAGGGGAATTTTTGCTGGAGAAGGAACTCGATGATTTAAAGTCCGGCATCCACAAAGTACAGCTGGCATTCAAGGGGGATATCCCTGAGCAGCTCTTTAGTGATCTTGACATTCTGCATAACGAAACAAGAGGAAGCGTGTCCCTCTGTATCGTCCGCGGCGACGAGCAGCGGGTGAGGAGCTTGATTCAGTCCTACCACCCGGTCATTTTCGACTTATTGCCCCTGACACTAGAAGAAATTTTTGTTTATGAAATGGAGGACGTCGGATATGCCATCCAAAACATCATGGATCAATAA
- a CDS encoding DUF6449 domain-containing protein, which translates to MPSKTSWINKEIIVQSLRNVGWVGIVYFTGLLFSLPVDIIGQLSRDPQSYPIAIYENLFKMQYPIQIGLLLIIPVILSLFLFRYLHVKQAGDFIHSLPITRRTLFFHFTGTGFGILILPVVLNTVILLSLYSFTDLQQYIGVQDIFTWCGITVLMSMLLFTASTFVAMITGLTAVQGALTYILLLLPAGMFMLVCYSLKNLLFGFPEDYFFNVQIEKYSPLIKTVYLENDLLSGTDVLLFTLITLVFYGFSYVLYKMRKVEAASQAIVYPFLRPLFKYGISFCFMLVGGMYFEGIYQSDGWTLFGYFFGSLIGYYIGEMILQKHWRVFRRWKGYAGFAIVIALLGFIIQFDLFHYEQKVPELADVEEVHVSQSYYSLTDNPDNLIKDPFMNDPKAIEAVLDLHEAIVEHQSSKKEVTEKNEQIFLYYKMKDGSKIVRNYLIDIDDVKSQYASLYESKNYKEKTQQLFGVDSDKVDKLTIYNEMGNKPAITVADPADIKEAIDILKEETYNDSFENRDKINLYNVEFLMSKDKWANTGVKKSDKKFIAWLEDKGYLEDLKMTASDIEWMYVTQPVDYTDPFSQPVEEAVLQLKKENKGIEVKDAEQIESIMDDLVYDPMTSSYTVTIKYKNHGSIQTLGLQKEDAPSFIKRELND; encoded by the coding sequence ATGCCATCCAAAACATCATGGATCAATAAGGAAATCATCGTTCAAAGCCTGCGGAATGTTGGATGGGTCGGCATCGTCTACTTTACCGGACTTCTGTTTTCTCTACCTGTCGACATCATCGGACAATTATCCAGGGATCCTCAATCGTACCCGATTGCGATTTATGAAAATCTGTTTAAAATGCAATACCCGATCCAAATAGGATTGTTGCTGATCATCCCGGTCATTCTCTCCTTATTTCTATTTCGTTATCTGCATGTGAAACAGGCTGGGGACTTTATCCACAGCCTGCCGATCACTCGCAGAACATTGTTTTTCCATTTTACCGGGACGGGGTTTGGGATCCTCATCCTTCCGGTTGTACTGAATACCGTGATATTACTTTCCCTTTATTCATTCACGGATCTTCAGCAATATATAGGGGTTCAGGATATTTTCACATGGTGCGGCATTACGGTACTCATGAGTATGCTCCTGTTCACAGCCTCTACCTTCGTTGCGATGATAACGGGACTGACTGCCGTGCAGGGTGCATTGACATATATTCTCCTCCTATTGCCTGCAGGAATGTTTATGCTTGTTTGCTATAGTTTGAAAAATCTATTATTCGGATTTCCCGAGGACTATTTCTTCAATGTACAAATCGAGAAATACTCCCCACTCATCAAAACGGTCTATCTTGAGAACGATCTCCTGTCCGGTACAGATGTCTTGTTATTCACCTTGATCACTCTCGTATTCTATGGTTTCTCATATGTGTTATACAAAATGAGAAAAGTGGAGGCTGCCTCCCAGGCGATTGTCTATCCTTTCTTGAGACCGTTGTTTAAATATGGTATCTCCTTCTGCTTCATGCTGGTCGGCGGGATGTACTTCGAAGGCATTTATCAGTCTGATGGCTGGACCTTATTCGGATATTTCTTCGGTTCACTCATCGGGTACTACATCGGTGAAATGATCTTGCAGAAACATTGGAGAGTATTCCGTCGATGGAAGGGATACGCAGGATTTGCCATCGTCATTGCCCTTCTCGGGTTCATCATTCAATTCGACCTGTTTCACTATGAGCAGAAAGTGCCCGAATTGGCAGATGTAGAGGAGGTTCATGTCAGTCAGAGCTATTATTCCCTGACGGACAACCCTGACAATCTGATTAAAGATCCTTTTATGAATGATCCGAAAGCGATTGAAGCCGTCCTGGATCTTCATGAAGCGATTGTGGAACATCAGAGTTCTAAGAAGGAAGTAACTGAGAAAAACGAACAGATCTTTCTTTATTACAAGATGAAAGACGGCAGCAAAATCGTACGGAATTACCTGATCGATATTGATGATGTGAAATCTCAGTATGCTTCTCTTTATGAAAGCAAGAATTATAAAGAAAAAACACAACAACTTTTTGGTGTGGACTCAGATAAAGTCGACAAACTCACCATTTATAACGAGATGGGGAATAAACCTGCCATCACCGTAGCAGACCCCGCAGATATCAAGGAAGCCATCGATATCCTGAAAGAAGAAACGTACAATGATTCCTTTGAAAACCGTGACAAAATCAATCTTTATAATGTTGAATTCCTCATGTCCAAAGACAAATGGGCAAATACCGGCGTTAAAAAGAGCGATAAGAAGTTTATTGCATGGCTTGAGGATAAAGGATACTTAGAAGATCTTAAGATGACGGCATCTGATATCGAATGGATGTATGTGACGCAGCCAGTTGATTACACCGATCCTTTCTCTCAACCGGTGGAAGAGGCGGTCCTCCAGTTAAAGAAAGAAAATAAGGGAATCGAAGTGAAAGATGCGGAACAGATCGAATCTATCATGGATGATCTTGTATACGATCCTATGACCAGTTCGTACACCGTCACCATCAAGTACAAAAACCACGGATCCATCCAAACTCTTGGATTACAGAAGGAAGATGCCCCTTCCTTCATCAAAAGAGAACTGAACGATTGA
- a CDS encoding RNA polymerase sigma factor has translation MDTLNTSSSPLNFEEMYEQFHKLIYHIAYNITKDVHLSQDTVQETFLKAYIKMDTLKDPAKIKSWLTAIAKCTAIDIVRQRSKRNETCIEEHEEFHSIEDHRSLEDEIDARFLKSSIQDHITHLPLTQQEVMALKVTEDMSDREIATKLNLSPSTVKTRFHRARKQLYSIVQMKISA, from the coding sequence ATGGACACACTAAATACATCATCATCTCCTCTGAACTTCGAGGAGATGTATGAACAATTCCATAAGCTGATTTATCACATTGCTTATAACATAACCAAGGACGTTCATTTATCACAGGATACCGTCCAGGAAACGTTCCTTAAAGCTTATATCAAAATGGATACTCTTAAAGACCCGGCAAAAATTAAATCATGGCTCACTGCGATTGCAAAATGTACAGCCATCGACATCGTCCGCCAAAGGTCCAAGCGCAATGAAACCTGCATAGAAGAGCACGAAGAATTCCATTCCATAGAGGATCACCGCTCCCTGGAAGATGAAATCGATGCCCGCTTCCTTAAGAGCAGCATCCAGGATCATATCACACATCTTCCACTCACTCAGCAGGAAGTCATGGCACTGAAAGTCACGGAAGACATGAGTGACCGTGAAATCGCCACAAAGCTGAACCTGTCCCCTTCCACCGTAAAAACCCGTTTTCACCGGGCCAGGAAGCAATTGTATTCCATCGTACAAATGAAAATATCTGCATAA
- a CDS encoding STAS domain-containing protein yields MDTHSSHLYEYLTDHALDFTEDWLRFQNIKTGSHYSLDSPPEVLNKIKEQNSNYVKVIARCLLLSDEESKQLISEWTKETATDRSKSSTTLDEVVRNSGIFRRVYWTYVERFVDEHSELHIQLKEVFEWERKINFALDYVLETFTSTFLGILMNRLQAQSTLIQELSTPVISLTSEVGLLPIIGDIDTTRARMIMDSTLQQSADAHLSMLIIDLSGVVLVDTMVAQQIFRLIDALNLLGVKSVITGIRPEVAQTAIHLGLDFSTIHTENSLERIIAEVIQENSSFLHM; encoded by the coding sequence ATGGACACTCATTCGTCTCATTTATATGAATACTTAACTGACCACGCCTTAGATTTCACAGAAGACTGGCTGAGATTTCAGAATATTAAAACTGGATCGCACTATTCTCTTGATTCTCCACCGGAGGTTCTGAATAAAATCAAAGAACAGAACTCCAATTATGTTAAGGTCATTGCAAGATGCCTATTACTTTCAGATGAGGAATCAAAACAATTGATTTCTGAGTGGACGAAGGAAACGGCGACCGACCGAAGCAAATCCAGTACGACCCTTGATGAAGTCGTGCGAAACTCAGGTATTTTCAGAAGGGTGTATTGGACGTATGTCGAAAGATTCGTCGACGAACACTCTGAACTACACATCCAATTGAAAGAGGTCTTCGAGTGGGAGCGCAAGATTAACTTCGCCTTGGATTATGTCCTGGAAACGTTCACTTCGACATTCCTTGGTATCTTAATGAATAGGCTTCAGGCTCAGTCCACATTGATCCAGGAATTAAGTACACCTGTCATTTCTCTAACCTCGGAAGTTGGGCTGCTTCCGATCATTGGGGATATTGATACAACCCGTGCACGAATGATCATGGACTCGACCCTTCAGCAAAGTGCAGATGCCCATCTGTCCATGCTGATTATCGACTTGTCCGGGGTCGTATTGGTGGACACCATGGTGGCACAGCAGATCTTCCGCCTCATCGATGCCTTGAATCTGCTGGGAGTCAAATCCGTCATCACGGGTATCCGACCTGAAGTCGCCCAGACAGCGATCCACCTCGGACTCGACTTCTCCACCATCCATACCGAAAACTCCCTGGAACGGATCATCGCCGAAGTCATCCAGGAAAACAGCAGCTTTTTGCATATGTAA
- a CDS encoding GTP-binding protein → MTEEKLLMEKSFYRTFLVDQDTNRHPIEVLGGAFVEEQQNEPYDLTYIRYAQGEVYFHSRDYEAAIFKWESILNELEPWAKKNIADSYYELGMLSSAEDVYTAIQTDSTILTMEVSLQLFSLYIERNKIQSAYHTIEKALSIEPDYPNVTELARSFYEEQGDWNKAVELAVKESIRTRQPAWFMILREYGDQGYTRSFAPDYFYDLLIAVYEKDRKQFKDLVSSLWASYRGHSAAHIEWMLTVNTIFEYVEILPNDSWQEILSHFKEAYIGFLEGDYLVKDLEGFMPSMLTNWLKVSRDQEPLFPAAAVLAWNDVFSYSIEPMVTEEAEMILLEENSYQARFDDIILFLNKIIQWAERNDAPVGYKTQWIAEQLMDLSEHHLLIAGSASSGKSSFVQSVLGESVGEAEDSTIIYSYHDQQVEVKEIHDQGVHQVESIADFEELMQREAFVEYKLPSEFLKKNGTALIDVQTGKRKLDDLTAFYPAADGLLYVLNADAPFNAEDRQTLRKLAEIGQPVNVHFLLNKMDKVSHTERTEEIIESARNKAREWFPDAEVLPYSSLEAVHLQRKDVETFLGDHYQVKSGALKGERGSKLFYLVRKTLRDLYSKRKNHEKELKESIEKNEDILTRLNGFENYLGDMQSDKVSIIKDSFHQKKEAMKKEISEKIPAILSGCSELISEESDFKQIHTELNDAMNTRIQEYIQDDLMPRYVTSLEEWLAFSKQELQDSQDYLNEMSETFNGLFGKDKVVLQCDFQVVDDWRRDVSRMGTRAQIDKENILLRFKPAQFLLKSAGKLLGVLPQNKSLLYNQYKRYLENEDYQDITASVVQKFFLQFDLFEKSLQQDVHSFFAEPFKQLEVTIKDTEAEIASDQDALKLMKANPERYFDPITLFEVKLLQHEYMVKASYNASHHFS, encoded by the coding sequence ATGACAGAAGAAAAATTACTGATGGAGAAGTCATTTTATCGAACTTTTTTAGTAGATCAGGACACGAACCGTCATCCAATAGAAGTACTTGGAGGAGCATTTGTCGAAGAACAGCAAAACGAACCGTATGATTTAACGTATATCCGCTATGCCCAGGGGGAGGTTTATTTTCACAGCCGGGACTATGAAGCGGCCATCTTCAAATGGGAAAGCATCCTGAACGAACTGGAGCCATGGGCTAAGAAGAACATTGCGGATTCTTACTATGAGCTTGGGATGCTGTCATCGGCCGAGGATGTATACACAGCCATCCAAACCGATAGTACGATCCTAACCATGGAGGTGTCCCTGCAGCTATTCTCCCTTTACATTGAGAGGAACAAGATCCAATCGGCCTATCACACGATCGAGAAAGCTTTATCGATCGAACCGGATTATCCGAACGTCACGGAACTTGCAAGGTCCTTTTATGAGGAGCAGGGGGACTGGAATAAAGCGGTGGAACTGGCGGTGAAGGAATCCATCCGGACGAGGCAACCTGCATGGTTCATGATTTTGAGAGAGTATGGTGATCAAGGGTACACAAGGTCATTTGCTCCGGATTATTTCTATGATCTATTGATCGCAGTGTATGAAAAAGACCGTAAACAATTCAAGGATCTCGTATCCAGTCTCTGGGCGAGTTACAGAGGCCACTCCGCTGCCCATATCGAATGGATGCTGACGGTGAATACGATCTTTGAATATGTGGAAATCCTTCCGAACGACTCTTGGCAGGAAATTCTTTCCCACTTCAAAGAGGCATATATCGGATTCCTTGAAGGTGACTACCTTGTGAAAGACCTTGAAGGCTTCATGCCGAGTATGCTGACGAACTGGTTGAAGGTGAGCAGGGATCAAGAGCCGCTATTTCCGGCGGCAGCCGTTCTGGCCTGGAACGATGTCTTTTCCTACAGCATCGAACCAATGGTGACGGAAGAAGCGGAAATGATCCTGTTAGAGGAGAATTCCTATCAGGCGAGGTTTGATGACATCATCCTGTTCTTGAATAAAATCATTCAGTGGGCGGAACGGAATGACGCACCTGTCGGATACAAAACTCAGTGGATCGCAGAGCAGTTGATGGATCTGAGTGAACACCATCTACTGATTGCAGGTAGTGCATCAAGCGGGAAGTCCTCTTTTGTCCAATCCGTCCTGGGTGAAAGTGTCGGAGAAGCGGAAGATTCAACGATCATCTACAGCTATCATGATCAGCAGGTGGAAGTGAAGGAGATTCATGACCAAGGGGTCCACCAGGTGGAAAGCATCGCAGACTTCGAAGAGTTGATGCAGCGTGAAGCCTTTGTCGAGTATAAGCTTCCATCAGAGTTCCTTAAGAAAAATGGAACGGCCCTCATCGATGTTCAAACGGGTAAGAGGAAGCTTGACGATCTGACTGCCTTTTATCCTGCTGCGGATGGTTTATTGTATGTCCTGAATGCCGATGCCCCGTTTAATGCAGAAGACCGTCAGACCTTACGGAAATTAGCGGAAATCGGACAGCCTGTGAACGTACATTTCTTATTAAATAAGATGGATAAAGTATCCCACACAGAGAGAACGGAAGAAATCATTGAATCTGCACGAAACAAAGCCCGTGAATGGTTCCCGGATGCAGAGGTGCTGCCTTATTCGTCCCTTGAAGCCGTTCATCTTCAACGTAAAGATGTGGAGACGTTCCTCGGGGATCATTATCAGGTGAAGAGCGGTGCCCTTAAGGGAGAGCGTGGAAGCAAACTATTTTATTTAGTGAGAAAAACGTTAAGGGATCTATACTCCAAACGAAAGAATCATGAAAAAGAGTTGAAAGAGAGTATTGAGAAAAATGAGGACATCCTCACACGTCTAAATGGATTTGAGAACTACTTGGGAGACATGCAAAGCGATAAGGTTTCCATCATCAAGGATTCCTTCCATCAAAAGAAGGAAGCCATGAAGAAGGAAATCTCTGAGAAAATCCCTGCGATCCTCAGCGGTTGCTCGGAATTGATCAGCGAAGAAAGTGATTTCAAACAAATCCATACGGAATTAAATGATGCGATGAACACAAGGATCCAGGAGTACATCCAGGACGATCTCATGCCCCGTTACGTCACGTCGCTTGAGGAATGGCTTGCCTTTTCAAAACAGGAGTTGCAGGACAGCCAGGACTACTTGAATGAAATGAGTGAAACATTCAACGGACTATTCGGAAAAGATAAAGTCGTTTTACAATGCGATTTTCAAGTGGTTGATGATTGGCGCAGAGACGTCAGCAGAATGGGAACGAGGGCACAGATCGACAAAGAGAATATACTTCTGCGGTTTAAGCCGGCTCAGTTCCTTCTGAAAAGCGCAGGAAAGCTGCTAGGGGTCCTGCCGCAGAATAAGTCATTATTATATAACCAGTACAAGCGTTATCTGGAGAACGAAGATTATCAGGATATTACGGCATCCGTTGTCCAGAAGTTCTTCCTTCAGTTTGATCTGTTTGAGAAATCTCTGCAGCAGGATGTTCATTCATTCTTCGCGGAGCCGTTCAAGCAGCTGGAGGTAACGATCAAGGATACGGAAGCGGAGATCGCATCCGATCAGGATGCATTGAAGTTAATGAAAGCAAATCCGGAACGATATTTCGATCCGATCACCCTGTTTGAGGTGAAACTTCTTCAGCATGAATACATGGTGAAGGCAAGTTACAACGCTTCACATCATTTTTCATAA
- a CDS encoding MFS transporter translates to MKVKDPLWTRSFIMLMVGNLFVFMSFQMLIPTLPPYIKSIGASGLEIGLVTTLFSIGAVLSRPFIGFMLEYRDRKPLVLIGVISLLAITVIYPLSSVVFIFLLFRFVHGLAWGWSTTVNGTAAVDVVPKSRLGEGMGYYGLSITIGMIIAPSLGIYLFQVTTFTNLIITSSVLGVIAIFLLGIVHYQTPKVVKETKKEDLKFSYLGSLVEKSSWFPAFITIMVTFGYGSIVTFIVIFGEERGIQHIFLFYLCNAIMASLSRPIAGKWFDERGPKGLVLFCIVVTFVGMWALSFAHSDLLIVVSGLLFGVGFGSLIPTLQSWTLSMTPDHRRGVANGMFFSSIDLGIGLSGLVFGVLAQYVETGVLFQISSLFLLIALVVAILEGRKQKKLVHQTSA, encoded by the coding sequence ATGAAGGTGAAGGATCCTTTATGGACGAGGTCTTTTATTATGTTAATGGTGGGGAATTTGTTTGTGTTTATGTCGTTTCAGATGTTGATTCCGACGCTTCCTCCTTATATTAAGTCGATTGGGGCTTCAGGGCTTGAGATTGGATTGGTTACGACGCTGTTTTCCATCGGGGCTGTGTTAAGCCGGCCGTTCATTGGGTTTATGTTGGAATACAGGGACAGGAAGCCCCTTGTCTTGATAGGGGTGATCTCGTTACTCGCGATTACGGTGATTTATCCATTGTCGAGTGTGGTGTTCATCTTTCTTTTATTCCGTTTTGTGCACGGACTCGCATGGGGCTGGTCCACAACGGTTAATGGAACGGCAGCCGTCGATGTGGTGCCTAAATCCCGTTTAGGAGAAGGAATGGGGTACTACGGTTTGTCAATTACGATCGGAATGATCATCGCCCCGAGTCTCGGAATCTATTTGTTCCAGGTCACGACCTTCACGAATCTGATCATCACTTCAAGTGTACTGGGTGTCATCGCGATCTTCCTGTTGGGAATCGTTCATTATCAGACACCTAAAGTGGTCAAAGAAACGAAGAAAGAAGATTTGAAGTTTTCCTATCTTGGTTCTTTAGTCGAAAAATCCAGCTGGTTCCCGGCTTTCATTACCATCATGGTGACCTTTGGATACGGATCGATCGTAACATTCATCGTTATCTTCGGGGAAGAACGCGGAATACAGCATATCTTCCTGTTCTATTTATGTAATGCGATCATGGCGTCCCTTTCAAGACCGATTGCAGGAAAGTGGTTTGATGAACGGGGACCAAAGGGACTTGTGCTCTTCTGTATCGTCGTGACGTTTGTCGGCATGTGGGCACTGTCTTTCGCTCATTCCGATTTGCTGATCGTCGTATCCGGTCTTCTTTTCGGAGTTGGATTCGGCTCACTGATTCCGACTCTTCAATCGTGGACATTGTCCATGACGCCGGATCATAGACGTGGAGTGGCGAACGGCATGTTTTTCTCTTCCATCGATCTTGGTATCGGGTTGAGCGGCCTGGTATTCGGCGTGCTGGCTCAGTATGTCGAGACGGGTGTGCTATTCCAAATTTCCAGTCTGTTCTTACTTATTGCCCTCGTCGTGGCGATTCTTGAAGGCAGAAAACAAAAAAAGCTTGTCCATCAGACTTCCGCATAG
- the pxpB gene encoding 5-oxoprolinase subunit PxpB — MNYTLRPLGDHAVVIQLGSSIQQETHDLVKAVTNIIETQSFDWLVEYIPAFTTVTLYYDPIKITESHKPFQNTLPYRVVCSEIEHMLSTLKTEEKGEARIIDIPVCYGGEFGPDLEEVATHHQLSPEEVITKHTNGDYLVYMIGFAPGFPYIGGMSPEIATPRRESPRLKIPAGSVGIAGEQTGVYPIETPGGWQLIGRTPLKLFQPDNDESPSLLKAGDRIRFTPISLEEYKALEEEQ; from the coding sequence TTGAATTATACGTTACGCCCATTAGGCGACCACGCCGTCGTCATCCAATTAGGCAGCTCGATCCAGCAAGAAACGCACGACTTGGTGAAAGCGGTAACAAACATAATCGAAACCCAATCATTCGACTGGCTGGTAGAATATATCCCGGCCTTCACAACTGTCACACTCTATTACGATCCAATCAAAATCACCGAATCTCACAAACCCTTTCAAAACACACTTCCATATAGGGTCGTCTGTTCTGAAATCGAACACATGCTTTCAACCCTGAAAACCGAAGAAAAAGGAGAAGCAAGAATCATCGATATCCCCGTATGTTACGGCGGAGAATTCGGGCCTGACCTTGAAGAAGTCGCCACCCATCATCAATTATCCCCTGAAGAAGTCATCACGAAACATACTAACGGTGACTATCTCGTATACATGATCGGCTTCGCTCCAGGATTCCCTTATATCGGAGGCATGTCGCCGGAAATCGCGACGCCGAGAAGAGAGTCCCCACGCCTGAAAATACCGGCAGGCTCAGTTGGAATAGCCGGGGAACAAACAGGGGTATACCCCATCGAAACACCAGGTGGATGGCAGCTGATCGGCCGTACACCCTTAAAACTGTTCCAACCTGATAATGACGAGTCACCAAGCTTATTGAAAGCCGGGGACCGAATCCGCTTCACTCCGATTTCCCTTGAAGAATATAAAGCATTGGAGGAGGAACAATGA